From a single Parambassis ranga chromosome 2, fParRan2.1, whole genome shotgun sequence genomic region:
- the gpr19 gene encoding putative G-protein coupled receptor 19, with protein sequence MVYAQSTTSAGVRPSLYAPAFSYPMSFNFSRIENSSVLATLPTTPLCSLEGSSPGLLNTTSASYELTEGEVAVLGLVFGVLWLVSILGNALVCLVIHRSRRTQSTTNYFVVSMACADLLMSLGCAPFILLQVTSGRWPLSTAACKLVRYLQHLCPGVQVYVLLSISVDRFYTIIYPLSFKVSREKAKKMILASWLFDAAFVSPCLFFYGSVSTDRHCDFFLPDGWGSVTYATVHLLLGFLVPVALMVSFYQRVIRYIWRISADGHAVRRTMNIVPRTKVKTIKMFLMLNSVFFLTWMPFYVAQLWHPRESDGASRQGLLFFTAIAWISFSSTASKPTLYSVYNANFRRGMRETFCMSSMKCYRSNAYTITASSRMAKKNYVGVVDIPVQATTVAKDSDCNLFDREAKEKKVAWPTNANPPNTFV encoded by the coding sequence ATGGTGTACGCTCAATCAACAACCTCAGCTGGTGTCCGTCCCTCCCTCTATGCTCCAGCCTTCTCGTATCCGATGTCATTCAACTTCTCTAGAATAGAAAATTCATCTGTCCTGGCAACCTTACCCACAACCCCCCTCTGCAGCCTCGAGGGCTCGTCCCCTGGCCTGCTGAACACCACCTCCGCCTCCTATGAGCTGACTGAAGGCGAGGTCGCCGTCCTGGGCCTGGTGTTCGGGGTCCTCTGGCTGGTCTCCATCCTGGGAAATGCCCTCGTCTGCCTGGTCATTCATCGCAGCCGCCGGACTCAGTCCACCACCAACTACTTTGTGGTGTCGATGGCCTGTGCCGACCTGCTGATGAGCCTCGGCTGCGCTCCCTTCATCCTCCTGCAGGTCACGTCAGGACGATGGCCGCTGAGCACTGCGGCCTGCAAGCTTGTTCGCTACCTGCAGCACCTGTGCCCCGGTGTGCAGGTGTACGTGCTGCTGTCCATCTCTGTGGACCGGTTCTACACCATCATCTACCCACTCAGCTTCAAGGTGTCCAGGGAAAAGGCGAAGAAGATGATCCTGGCCTCATGGCTGTTTGATGCAGCCTTCGTCTCGCCATGCCTCTTCTTCTATGGATCAGTGTCCACTGACCGCCATTGTGACTTTTTCCTTCCGGACGGCTGGGGCAGCGTGACCTACGCCACAGTCCATCTGCTACTAGGTTTTCTGGTCCCGGTGGCGTTGATGGTTTCCTTCTACCAGCGGGTGATACGCTACATCTGGAGGATCAGTGCAGACGGTCACGCGGTGCGCCGGACGATGAACATCGTCCCACGGACTAAAGTCAAGACCATCAAGATGTTCCTCATGCTCAACTCGGTTTTCTTCCTCACCTGGATGCCCTTCTATGTGGCCCAGCTGTGGCACCCGAGGGAGTCCGATGGAGCCAGCAGGCAGGGACTGCTGTTCTTCACAGCCATTGCCTGGATCTCCTTCAGCTCCACGGCATCCAAACCGACCCTGTACTCCGTCTACAATGCAAACTTCAGGCGTGGAATGCGGGAGACTTTCTGCATGTCATCCATGAAGTGTTACCGCAGCAATGCGTACACCATCACCGCCAGCTCCCGCATGGCCAAAAAGAACTACGTAGGGGTGGTGGACATCCCAGTTCAGGCAACGACGGTCGCCAAAGACTCGGACTGCAACCTCTTTGACCGAGAGGCAAAAGAAAAGAAGGTTGCCTGGCCCACTAACGCCAACCCACCCAACACGTTTGTGtga